In Aestuariibaculum lutulentum, one DNA window encodes the following:
- a CDS encoding RagB/SusD family nutrient uptake outer membrane protein, translating to MKNLSIKNLALFLAATVIVGCSTDFIEEKKNYQKVDVEIYQYEPLAINYVDYLYNLFSPSGSVNMAMWSKAAVDNSDVPGNGNSTIFVKATDEVAGEVDLNKEWADISPLNAHCLKSLGQPIRTNPQNDAWTRIRYCNLYINNIDQYSKLEEDFENQILGQIYFWRAWQYFDLVRLYGGIPIVLEEQALAAEDPSNQTPRSSAAEVIDQIVADLEKSQTLLENARPYEDADAGRITAAAAAALKGRVLLTWASPLFNRNDDQSRWQRAYDANLEAYNVCLASGKGLNPDWQNMWFDDNGMESVFGYGFNDFTNSSGGTVKNNYTEYQTRSYDQGGNNYLTNGLSPTKNIVDAFPMADGTPYDPSGNLNHFYRDRDPRFYYTFAYNGAIWPYSGNSNYRNWTYYWYPIGAGEGRPKIATNVQQNSTGIYLRKFTNGNSSNTNNFRNSGADYMDIRFAEVVLNLAESAIGINSLSEGKGYIEKIRERAGVTNADGHYGLASVSSRDEHFAAVINERKVEFAYENKRFFDLRRWMLYNDDFGTCTRLNQTPIEGSRRQGYYTYVKTDPDNYYVGIPDPLKGSSASIINRDTTTYPSGVSNYDEFVDYLYDNHFEVVVRDNGIESPETFAFKWYNEYYFFGIYQNLLNSTPYLQQTQGWGGSFIGYN from the coding sequence ATGAAAAATTTAAGCATAAAGAATCTAGCATTATTTTTAGCTGCGACTGTTATTGTTGGTTGTAGCACAGATTTTATAGAAGAAAAAAAGAATTATCAAAAAGTAGATGTTGAAATATATCAATATGAGCCATTAGCTATAAATTATGTTGATTATTTATATAATTTATTTTCACCCAGCGGTAGTGTAAATATGGCTATGTGGTCTAAGGCTGCAGTAGATAATTCTGATGTGCCTGGAAATGGAAATTCAACCATTTTTGTTAAAGCTACAGATGAGGTTGCTGGTGAGGTGGATTTGAATAAAGAATGGGCAGATATTTCACCGTTAAATGCACATTGTTTGAAATCCTTAGGTCAGCCAATTAGAACCAATCCTCAAAATGATGCCTGGACAAGAATACGCTATTGTAATTTGTATATAAATAACATTGATCAATACTCTAAGTTAGAAGAGGATTTTGAAAATCAAATTTTAGGGCAAATATATTTTTGGCGCGCATGGCAATATTTCGATTTGGTAAGATTATATGGAGGAATTCCAATTGTTTTAGAAGAACAAGCGTTAGCGGCAGAGGATCCAAGCAATCAAACACCTAGAAGTAGTGCGGCAGAAGTGATTGACCAAATTGTTGCAGATTTAGAGAAGTCACAAACACTATTGGAAAATGCAAGACCTTATGAGGATGCTGATGCAGGAAGAATTACAGCAGCAGCGGCTGCAGCTTTAAAGGGGCGTGTGTTATTAACCTGGGCAAGTCCTTTATTTAATAGAAATGATGATCAGTCAAGATGGCAGCGAGCCTATGATGCCAATTTAGAAGCCTATAATGTATGTTTAGCTTCAGGGAAAGGACTTAATCCAGATTGGCAAAATATGTGGTTTGATGACAATGGTATGGAGTCTGTATTTGGGTACGGTTTTAATGATTTTACTAATTCTTCTGGGGGTACGGTTAAAAATAATTATACCGAATATCAGACAAGATCGTATGATCAGGGTGGTAATAATTATTTAACAAATGGGTTGTCTCCAACAAAGAATATAGTTGATGCATTTCCAATGGCAGATGGTACACCTTATGATCCATCTGGAAATTTAAACCATTTTTATAGAGATAGAGATCCACGTTTTTATTACACGTTCGCTTATAATGGGGCAATTTGGCCTTACTCTGGAAATAGCAATTATAGAAACTGGACTTACTATTGGTACCCAATTGGAGCAGGGGAAGGTAGACCTAAAATTGCAACAAATGTACAACAGAATTCAACGGGTATATATTTAAGGAAATTTACAAACGGCAATTCTTCAAATACCAATAACTTTAGAAATAGTGGTGCGGACTACATGGATATTCGTTTTGCTGAGGTGGTGTTGAATCTGGCTGAATCGGCTATTGGTATAAATAGTTTGTCTGAAGGAAAAGGTTATATTGAAAAAATAAGAGAGAGAGCTGGAGTGACTAATGCCGATGGACATTATGGCTTGGCTTCTGTTTCGTCTAGAGATGAACATTTTGCTGCGGTGATTAATGAACGAAAAGTAGAATTTGCCTATGAAAATAAGCGTTTTTTTGATCTTCGTCGCTGGATGTTATATAATGATGATTTCGGAACGTGCACAAGATTAAATCAAACACCTATAGAAGGAAGTAGAAGGCAGGGGTATTATACTTACGTTAAAACAGATCCTGATAATTACTATGTTGGTATACCTGATCCCCTTAAAGGTAGTTCAGCGTCAATTATCAACAGAGACACGACAACATATCCGTCTGGTGTAAGTAATTATGATGAATTTGTTGATTATTTGTATGACAATCATTTTGAAGTAGTTGTTAGGGATAATGGTATTGAAAGTCCTGAGACTTTTGCCTTTAAATGGTATAATGAGTATTACTTTTTTGGGATTTATCAAAACTTGTTAAATTCAACACCTTATTTGCAACAGACTCAAGGTTGGGGTGGATCATTTATTGGTTATAATTAG
- a CDS encoding SusC/RagA family TonB-linked outer membrane protein → MKKTFTKVFILFFFCLSLSVFAQGTSGKITVSGEVVDATGIPLPGVNVIEKNTTNGVVTDFDGKYEIKVGEESILVFSFVGMKKTEISVKGRSDFNVTLQEDTATLDEVVVVGYGTQKREAVTGSVATVKMSDIEDLPVGNIGSALVGRVLGVGVSGGESRPGTSAQLQLRNPPTGNNIRAKDRLSTAPLYVIDGVVQIDPNTGLSDSTQFDNLDASEVESISFLKDASAAIYGSRAAQGVVLVTTKRGKKGPARFSYSGNFSVSDETYRTKMLNAYDFAKVWNIMNGPNGHDHTYQGSTYNYADPVFSSYFFSENELEHFKTSSYDALDQYWGSAGTQRHNLNVSGGSDDATYFGGISYFTQDGNLGTLNYDRWSFRAGTNMNLGKGFKAGFQVSGYFTDESKTTSKIGSENNENDFRQLQNRAPFLPMYINGFPTVQPGAGANDALVGYHYGEIQRLQNLAESTDNNVTVNLDVEYEVPFIPGLKLKANYVRQAGGARGNQAGTKFSLYDFFGAGQLTADQPQTYVYYESGSGPLGINELKMVTNSDGDIVPAIYLVENGDRLLIDNYSRGSEQIRFQSTYERDFGKHNISALFAIERSERYETQERIIKFGVPEYADGMIWQTTGSFDVNNTYNWRYESGDLGAIGRLNYNYDGKYYAEFLFRSDVSAKFAPENYWGNFYSLSGGWILSREDFFKSNTIDYLKLRASVGSVGKDDTRAWEWRQNFSTQPTGGVVFGGDSNVSAGLSPDRIANPDVRWGRELKTNFGIEARFLDDRLSTTIESFYNMGTELLINLNSGVPFTVGGAAASSNYGKANAWGTELSIGWSDTIGKDFTYATTFNIVSYNSEIVQGNFDNPANWFPWTTNQPGSPDRGTWGYDYLGMFKTQDDIDKYIADSGVTSVFGTPVSELRPGMLYYRDVRGAWDSETRTFAEKDGIIDINDQVQLKKRAKGPQGFSTAIRLGYKGLSLNTVLTVGWGGYNEVGSAKSSFNSNTITGNYENRPAFWANMYDPILNPTGTIPNLSYDNRAINTVSSKYWQVSSFSLLMRNINIGYALPKSITEKVGVNSFRLNLVAMNPFILFNPYKDYGLTPYGSYNNYPVLKTYSLGVNIGF, encoded by the coding sequence ATGAAAAAGACATTTACTAAGGTATTTATCTTGTTTTTTTTCTGTCTTAGTCTATCTGTTTTTGCACAAGGAACGAGTGGGAAAATAACTGTTTCTGGCGAGGTGGTAGATGCGACGGGTATTCCTTTGCCGGGAGTTAATGTGATAGAGAAAAATACGACGAATGGCGTTGTTACAGACTTTGATGGAAAATATGAAATTAAAGTAGGAGAAGAAAGCATCCTAGTATTCTCCTTTGTAGGGATGAAAAAAACTGAGATTTCTGTAAAAGGAAGAAGTGACTTTAATGTTACTCTTCAAGAAGACACAGCAACTTTAGATGAAGTTGTAGTTGTTGGTTATGGAACTCAGAAGCGTGAAGCAGTTACAGGTTCTGTGGCTACGGTAAAGATGTCAGATATTGAGGATTTGCCAGTTGGAAATATTGGTTCAGCACTTGTTGGACGCGTGCTTGGGGTTGGTGTTTCAGGAGGAGAATCAAGACCTGGTACTTCAGCTCAATTGCAACTACGTAATCCGCCTACGGGAAACAATATTAGGGCAAAAGATAGATTGTCAACAGCGCCATTATATGTAATAGATGGGGTTGTTCAAATTGACCCTAATACAGGTCTAAGTGATTCTACTCAATTTGATAATTTAGACGCTTCGGAGGTAGAAAGTATTTCCTTTTTAAAAGATGCTTCTGCCGCTATTTATGGTTCAAGAGCCGCACAAGGGGTGGTTTTGGTTACCACCAAAAGAGGGAAGAAGGGACCTGCTAGGTTTTCTTATAGCGGAAATTTTTCCGTGTCAGATGAAACGTATCGAACTAAAATGTTGAATGCTTACGATTTTGCCAAAGTGTGGAATATTATGAATGGTCCGAATGGGCATGATCATACCTATCAAGGGTCTACATATAATTATGCAGATCCAGTATTTAGCTCATATTTTTTCTCAGAAAACGAATTAGAGCATTTTAAGACGTCTAGTTATGATGCTTTGGATCAATATTGGGGTTCTGCCGGAACACAACGTCATAATCTTAATGTTTCTGGAGGTAGTGACGATGCTACATATTTTGGTGGAATATCTTATTTTACTCAAGATGGTAATTTAGGAACCTTAAATTATGATCGCTGGTCGTTTAGAGCAGGAACTAATATGAATTTAGGAAAAGGGTTTAAGGCAGGTTTTCAGGTGTCAGGATATTTTACCGATGAGAGTAAAACCACCAGTAAAATTGGGAGTGAAAATAATGAAAACGACTTTAGACAATTGCAAAATAGAGCACCTTTTTTACCTATGTATATTAATGGCTTTCCAACAGTTCAACCTGGAGCAGGAGCCAATGACGCCTTGGTAGGATATCATTATGGGGAAATACAGCGGTTACAAAATTTAGCTGAAAGTACAGATAATAATGTAACTGTTAACTTAGATGTAGAATATGAAGTGCCATTTATTCCTGGTTTGAAATTAAAAGCTAATTATGTGCGTCAAGCCGGTGGAGCAAGAGGAAATCAGGCTGGTACTAAATTTAGTTTGTATGATTTTTTTGGAGCAGGTCAACTTACAGCGGATCAGCCCCAAACGTATGTGTATTACGAAAGCGGTTCAGGACCCTTAGGAATTAATGAGTTAAAAATGGTTACGAATTCAGATGGAGATATTGTACCTGCTATTTATTTAGTAGAAAACGGAGATCGTTTATTAATTGATAATTATAGTAGAGGTAGTGAACAAATTCGATTTCAATCAACTTACGAAAGGGATTTTGGAAAACATAATATATCGGCATTATTTGCTATTGAAAGATCGGAAAGATATGAAACGCAAGAGCGTATTATAAAATTTGGTGTTCCTGAATATGCCGACGGGATGATTTGGCAAACAACGGGTAGTTTTGATGTGAATAATACTTATAACTGGAGGTATGAATCAGGTGATTTGGGGGCAATAGGAAGGTTGAATTATAATTATGACGGAAAGTATTATGCTGAGTTTTTATTTAGATCGGATGTTTCTGCAAAGTTTGCACCTGAGAATTATTGGGGGAATTTTTATTCTTTGTCAGGGGGCTGGATTCTCTCAAGGGAGGATTTTTTTAAATCGAATACTATAGATTATTTAAAACTAAGAGCATCTGTTGGTTCTGTTGGTAAAGATGATACAAGAGCCTGGGAATGGCGACAAAATTTTAGTACTCAACCTACTGGAGGTGTAGTTTTTGGAGGAGATTCTAATGTGTCAGCTGGTTTGTCTCCAGATCGAATTGCAAACCCAGATGTGCGTTGGGGTAGAGAACTTAAAACAAATTTTGGTATTGAAGCCCGCTTTTTGGATGATAGATTATCAACAACTATAGAATCCTTCTACAATATGGGGACAGAATTGTTGATTAATTTAAACTCAGGCGTTCCGTTTACAGTAGGAGGGGCTGCTGCATCTTCAAATTATGGTAAAGCAAATGCTTGGGGTACAGAGCTTTCAATAGGGTGGAGTGATACCATAGGAAAGGACTTTACTTATGCTACAACATTCAATATAGTGTCTTATAATTCAGAAATAGTTCAGGGTAATTTTGATAATCCAGCTAACTGGTTTCCTTGGACTACTAACCAACCAGGTTCACCAGATAGGGGAACTTGGGGTTACGATTATTTGGGGATGTTTAAAACTCAGGACGATATTGATAAGTATATTGCAGATAGTGGTGTAACTTCTGTATTTGGTACTCCTGTATCTGAATTAAGACCAGGTATGCTATATTATAGGGATGTTAGAGGTGCTTGGGATTCAGAGACCAGAACATTTGCAGAGAAGGATGGTATAATAGATATTAATGATCAAGTACAATTAAAAAAACGTGCGAAAGGGCCACAGGGTTTTTCTACTGCTATAAGATTAGGATATAAAGGTTTAAGTTTAAATACTGTACTTACAGTAGGTTGGGGAGGTTATAATGAAGTAGGTAGTGCTAAATCATCATTCAATTCAAATACAATTACTGGAAATTATGAAAATCGACCAGCGTTTTGGGCAAATATGTATGATCCGATTTTGAATCCTACAGGAACAATTCCTAATCTTTCATATGATAATAGAGCTATTAATACTGTTAGTTCTAAATATTGGCAGGTAAGTAGTTTTAGTTTGTTAATGAGGAATATAAATATTGGTTATGCTTTACCTAAGTCGATAACAGAAAAAGTAGGTGTAAATAGCTTTAGATTAAATTTAGTGGCTATGAATCCATTTATATTATTTAATCCATATAAAGACTATGGATTGACACCATATGGATCGTATAATAATTATCCAGTGTTAAAAACCTATTCTTTAGGGGTAAATATTGGTTTTTAA
- a CDS encoding aceric acid hydrolase produces MKNKIVLLGLFAASALSFSQDKGLVANADSPHTKLHSVNLHDVQWTGGFWKEQYDVGVNNTLPYMWDLYHNDSITHAYANFKIAAGLEKGKHSGPSFHDGDFYKILEGMAAAYAVTQDPELDQEMDIAIAMFAKAQRQDGYINTPVLIEERWGTLGPEELQKQLGFEKYNMGHLMTAACVHYRATGKTNFMEVAKGVADFLYDFYKKASPELARNAICPSHYMGIVEMYRTVKDPRYLELANNLIDIRGTTDDGTDDNQDRVPFREQTTAMGHAVRANYLYAGVADLYAETGEEKLLENLESIWEDVVYRKMYITGACGALYDGTSPDGTAYDPAVVQKIHQAYGRPFQLPNATAHNETCANIGNVLWNWRMLQITGDAKYADIVELALYNSVLSGVSLEGTEFCYNNPLNVSEDLPFQQRWGSKREGYIALSNCCAPNVTRTLSEIGNYAYNLSEDGLYVNLFGSNHLTTVTSKGEKLEIEQETNYPWEGKVTLKISKAPKKDFSIFVRIPGWSQNAEIKINGVAFTGKIASESYAVLTQKWKKGDVIELNLPMHVELMQANPLVEETKNQVAVKRGPLVYCLESDDLSEKAEINSIVLDVNSDFGVKKVNINSREVVGISAKAFVENDDWKNTLYRPISKDKMKMDITLIPYYAWGNRKKEEMTVWLPY; encoded by the coding sequence ATGAAAAATAAAATAGTTTTACTCGGTTTATTTGCAGCGAGTGCTTTGTCTTTTTCTCAGGACAAAGGTTTGGTGGCAAACGCCGATAGTCCGCATACAAAATTGCATAGTGTGAATTTACATGATGTGCAATGGACAGGCGGATTTTGGAAAGAACAGTATGATGTTGGTGTTAATAACACGTTACCCTACATGTGGGATTTGTATCATAACGATTCCATTACCCATGCCTATGCCAATTTTAAAATTGCAGCAGGTTTAGAAAAAGGAAAACACAGCGGGCCTTCATTTCACGATGGCGATTTTTATAAAATTTTGGAAGGTATGGCAGCAGCATATGCTGTGACGCAAGATCCGGAATTGGATCAGGAAATGGATATTGCTATTGCCATGTTTGCAAAAGCTCAACGACAAGATGGTTATATTAATACGCCGGTTTTAATTGAAGAACGTTGGGGGACATTAGGGCCTGAAGAATTACAGAAGCAATTAGGTTTCGAGAAGTATAACATGGGGCATTTAATGACCGCCGCTTGTGTGCATTATCGAGCCACAGGAAAAACAAATTTTATGGAGGTAGCTAAAGGTGTTGCCGATTTTTTATACGATTTTTATAAAAAAGCATCGCCGGAATTAGCGCGAAATGCTATTTGTCCGTCGCACTATATGGGCATTGTTGAAATGTACCGCACGGTGAAAGATCCCCGTTATTTAGAGTTAGCTAATAACCTGATTGATATTCGCGGCACAACTGATGATGGTACAGACGATAATCAGGATCGTGTGCCATTTAGGGAGCAGACCACAGCTATGGGACATGCCGTAAGAGCCAATTACTTATATGCCGGTGTAGCCGATTTGTATGCTGAAACAGGCGAAGAAAAATTACTTGAAAATTTGGAGTCAATCTGGGAAGATGTGGTCTATAGAAAAATGTATATCACAGGTGCCTGTGGCGCGTTGTACGATGGCACTTCTCCTGACGGAACTGCTTACGATCCGGCAGTAGTTCAAAAAATACATCAGGCTTATGGGCGTCCGTTTCAATTACCAAATGCAACAGCGCATAACGAAACCTGTGCGAACATAGGTAATGTACTTTGGAACTGGCGTATGTTACAAATTACTGGCGATGCCAAGTATGCCGATATTGTTGAGTTGGCACTTTACAACAGCGTATTGTCTGGCGTTAGTTTAGAAGGGACTGAGTTTTGTTATAATAATCCGTTAAATGTATCGGAAGATTTACCATTTCAACAGCGTTGGGGAAGTAAGCGAGAAGGCTATATTGCCTTATCAAATTGTTGTGCTCCCAATGTAACACGTACACTGTCGGAAATTGGAAATTATGCTTATAATTTATCAGAAGATGGTTTATATGTGAACCTTTTCGGAAGTAATCATTTAACCACCGTAACATCAAAAGGAGAAAAATTAGAGATTGAACAGGAAACCAATTACCCTTGGGAGGGAAAAGTGACTTTAAAAATAAGCAAAGCCCCTAAAAAAGACTTTTCAATTTTTGTTAGAATTCCAGGATGGAGTCAAAATGCTGAAATAAAAATAAACGGCGTTGCCTTTACAGGAAAAATCGCTTCAGAAAGTTATGCAGTATTAACTCAAAAATGGAAAAAAGGCGATGTTATCGAATTAAATCTGCCTATGCATGTCGAATTAATGCAAGCCAATCCTTTGGTTGAAGAAACTAAAAATCAGGTAGCAGTAAAGCGTGGTCCTCTGGTATATTGCTTAGAATCTGATGACTTATCTGAAAAAGCCGAAATTAATTCCATTGTTTTGGATGTTAATTCAGATTTCGGTGTCAAAAAAGTAAATATCAATTCAAGAGAAGTTGTTGGTATTTCCGCGAAAGCTTTTGTTGAAAATGATGATTGGAAGAATACATTGTATCGTCCTATTTCAAAAGATAAAATGAAAATGGATATCACTTTAATTCCATATTATGCTTGGGGAAATCGTAAAAAGGAAGAAATGACAGTTTGGTTGCCATACTGA
- a CDS encoding pectate lyase family protein, translated as MKKLKYTLGNLLLLAAVLFNVQCQPDKKVEKQTVKVDFDFSGRRLSEVHDPLYKEWVINEGTLDEKNFEEVTVKLQGNFKSNWVKIGMSAPHYAQLVSDGLISNEPVEVVISGLKPGKHSLLTFHNTFDKLENKGISNLKISVNGQVVETITPSNRAFSKVDAGTAYLKFIAEANKDVVVRFESENNSDASEIVINGFEIDTPDIKKQANTPYPENLDEHVVVENDLQLQWQSPKGTKSYQLYFGDNKDAVLNADESSELFKGQLTTNSYEVGDLYSMSTYYWRVDAIDANGDITQGNVWAFRPAQLAFPGAEGYGRFAIGGRGGKVVEVTNLNDDGLGSFREAVTQDIGPRTIVFNVSGNIKLKSRLVISHPYITVAGQTAPGDGITISRAPVGLTGDEGIVRFLRVRLGSGTTFDGMGLTGANNSIIDHCSISWTIDESFSSRGAHHITLQRTLISEALNVAGHDKYEAGKMHGYAATIGGDIGSFHHNLLAHNYGRNWSMGGGLNGDGYYSGRLDIRNNVVYNWGHRTTDGGANEVNFVNNYYKPGAATDIFVALTADHEGVGKGSQRYYFEGNVMPGYFDENSQEKGRRSRIKNNEIVDYETFVDEPFFESFVNTQSAKAAYKNVLSDVGAMQPYFDRHDQRIIDETLKGTYSFKGSKSGLPGMIDTELDAGGFPDYGNETRTADWDTDHDGLPNWWENAKGFNVNSVAGDFSEANNDENKDGFTELEQYLNWMAQPHYFISKNETLEFNATDYFKGYENKPEFGFSQVINGEVQLEDRKIIFTPLDKGFASFIISVKDADGDSMIRLINVFVK; from the coding sequence ATGAAAAAACTAAAATACACATTAGGCAATTTGTTGCTTTTAGCAGCAGTGCTTTTTAATGTGCAATGTCAACCTGATAAAAAAGTCGAAAAGCAAACGGTGAAAGTTGATTTCGATTTCTCAGGCAGACGCTTATCTGAGGTTCATGATCCGTTGTATAAAGAATGGGTGATTAATGAAGGAACTTTAGATGAGAAAAATTTTGAAGAAGTTACTGTAAAACTGCAAGGCAATTTTAAGTCTAATTGGGTTAAAATTGGCATGAGTGCGCCGCATTATGCGCAATTGGTAAGTGACGGTTTAATTTCAAATGAACCAGTTGAAGTTGTTATTTCAGGATTAAAACCGGGAAAGCATAGCTTATTAACCTTTCATAATACCTTCGACAAACTTGAAAATAAAGGGATATCGAATCTTAAAATATCTGTAAATGGCCAAGTGGTTGAAACGATAACCCCAAGTAACCGTGCGTTTTCAAAAGTTGATGCTGGTACAGCCTATTTAAAGTTTATTGCCGAAGCTAATAAGGATGTTGTTGTTCGTTTTGAAAGTGAAAATAATTCGGATGCATCGGAAATAGTGATTAACGGATTTGAAATTGATACCCCGGATATTAAAAAGCAAGCCAATACGCCTTATCCGGAAAATTTAGATGAACATGTTGTGGTTGAAAATGATTTGCAATTACAATGGCAATCACCAAAAGGCACAAAGTCGTATCAATTATATTTCGGAGATAATAAAGATGCCGTTTTAAATGCTGATGAATCTTCGGAATTATTTAAAGGTCAATTAACGACCAATAGTTATGAAGTTGGTGATTTATACAGCATGAGCACCTATTACTGGCGTGTTGATGCGATTGATGCGAATGGCGATATTACCCAAGGTAATGTTTGGGCATTCAGACCGGCACAATTGGCGTTTCCGGGAGCCGAAGGTTACGGACGTTTTGCTATTGGTGGCCGTGGAGGAAAAGTAGTAGAAGTTACCAACTTAAACGACGATGGTCTTGGAAGTTTCCGCGAAGCGGTAACACAAGATATTGGTCCGAGAACTATAGTGTTTAATGTTTCTGGAAATATTAAATTGAAATCTCGTTTAGTTATCAGTCATCCATATATAACTGTAGCAGGGCAAACCGCCCCTGGCGATGGTATTACTATAAGTAGAGCACCTGTTGGTTTAACTGGTGATGAAGGTATTGTTCGTTTTTTACGAGTGCGTTTAGGGTCTGGAACAACCTTTGATGGTATGGGACTTACCGGAGCAAACAATAGTATAATTGATCATTGTTCTATTAGTTGGACTATTGATGAATCGTTTAGTTCTCGTGGAGCGCATCATATTACACTGCAACGCACCTTAATTTCAGAAGCTTTAAACGTTGCTGGTCATGATAAATATGAAGCTGGTAAAATGCATGGTTACGCAGCGACTATTGGCGGCGATATAGGTAGTTTTCATCATAATTTATTAGCGCATAATTACGGAAGAAACTGGAGTATGGGAGGCGGATTAAACGGAGATGGATATTATTCAGGGCGTTTAGATATCCGCAATAATGTGGTGTATAACTGGGGGCACCGCACAACCGATGGTGGAGCTAATGAAGTTAATTTTGTTAATAACTACTATAAGCCTGGAGCAGCCACCGATATTTTTGTGGCTTTAACCGCCGATCACGAAGGTGTTGGAAAAGGAAGTCAGCGTTATTATTTTGAAGGTAATGTGATGCCTGGATATTTTGATGAAAACAGTCAGGAAAAAGGAAGACGTTCGCGTATTAAAAACAATGAAATAGTCGATTACGAAACCTTCGTTGATGAGCCGTTTTTTGAATCGTTCGTAAACACGCAATCAGCTAAAGCAGCTTATAAAAACGTGTTGTCCGATGTTGGCGCTATGCAACCGTATTTCGATAGACATGACCAACGAATTATTGATGAAACCCTAAAAGGAACCTATAGTTTTAAAGGAAGTAAAAGTGGGTTGCCGGGTATGATTGATACCGAACTCGATGCTGGCGGATTCCCAGATTATGGTAATGAAACCAGAACTGCCGATTGGGACACTGATCACGATGGTTTACCAAACTGGTGGGAGAACGCTAAAGGTTTCAATGTGAATTCAGTAGCAGGAGATTTTTCAGAAGCAAATAATGATGAAAATAAAGATGGCTTTACAGAATTAGAGCAATATCTTAACTGGATGGCACAACCGCATTATTTTATATCTAAAAACGAAACCTTAGAATTCAATGCAACCGATTATTTTAAAGGTTACGAAAACAAACCAGAATTTGGGTTTTCTCAAGTGATTAATGGTGAAGTCCAATTGGAAGATAGAAAAATTATTTTTACTCCTTTAGATAAAGGTTTCGCTTCATTCATTATTTCAGTGAAAGATGCCGATGGCGATTCGATGATACGATTGATAAATGTATTTGTGAAATAA